A genomic segment from Phormidium ambiguum IAM M-71 encodes:
- a CDS encoding Uma2 family endonuclease, producing MVQITTQVNELEIDDFQGKVTQNIVLSQVSWQTFKALLTDMGNHRLSRLTYNQGTLQIKIPSKLHEIINRLLARIVTTLTEELNLNVINLGSTTLAREDLAQGAEPDTCFYIQNADLLEGLDPEIPENLPPDLVIEVDITSPSTRRIDVYQALGIPEVWCYTKKQGLKVYLLRQEGENQRYEESSVSGAFPLVTAETLNQFLQQRQTMNENAVIRSLRDWVKLNIAQS from the coding sequence ATGGTGCAGATTACAACCCAAGTTAATGAGTTAGAAATTGATGATTTTCAAGGGAAAGTAACACAAAATATTGTCCTTTCTCAGGTGAGTTGGCAGACTTTTAAAGCCTTACTTACAGATATGGGAAATCATCGATTGTCTCGGTTGACTTATAATCAGGGAACACTGCAAATAAAAATTCCTTCAAAGTTACATGAAATTATTAATCGGTTGTTGGCAAGAATTGTGACGACGCTAACGGAAGAATTAAACTTGAATGTAATTAATTTGGGTTCTACAACTTTGGCAAGGGAAGATCTGGCGCAGGGTGCGGAACCAGATACTTGTTTTTATATCCAAAATGCCGACTTATTAGAAGGTTTAGATCCAGAAATTCCAGAGAATTTACCGCCTGATTTAGTAATTGAAGTTGATATTACCAGCCCTTCTACTCGGAGAATAGATGTTTATCAGGCTTTAGGAATTCCAGAAGTTTGGTGTTATACAAAAAAACAAGGGTTGAAAGTTTATTTATTGCGCCAAGAAGGGGAAAATCAACGTTATGAGGAATCATCAGTAAGTGGGGCTTTTCCACTAGTAACTGCTGAGACTTTAAATCAGTTTTTACAACAACGCCAAACGATGAATGAAAATGCAGTAATTCGATCGCTGCGGGATTGGGTTAAATTAAATATTGCTCAGAGTTAG
- a CDS encoding J domain-containing protein has product MTSNRETENQNETSVSTKERLNSSYYGLLGLHPAASPVEIRRAYRELSKRYHPDTTELPKAIATSKFQQLNEAYATLSNPERRLTYDYKIGYSRVAVVQPKPNLHQPISQKTHSSSAYLDPTDRPLDGGEIFALFLLLLTFIGCLVLAFVVALTRGETALQPLVTQTENQTILKQVTPTPISSFPVHSAPSLS; this is encoded by the coding sequence GTGACTAGCAACAGGGAGACAGAAAACCAAAACGAAACCAGCGTTTCCACCAAAGAACGCCTAAATTCTAGTTATTACGGCTTATTAGGGCTGCACCCTGCCGCATCCCCTGTAGAAATTCGGCGGGCTTACCGAGAATTAAGCAAACGCTACCATCCCGATACTACAGAATTACCAAAAGCGATCGCCACCAGCAAATTCCAACAACTCAACGAAGCCTACGCCACCCTCAGCAACCCAGAACGCCGACTAACCTACGACTACAAAATTGGCTACTCTCGCGTCGCTGTCGTACAACCAAAGCCAAACCTACATCAACCAATTTCCCAAAAAACCCATTCCTCTTCCGCCTACCTCGACCCCACCGACAGACCCCTCGATGGCGGAGAAATCTTCGCCTTATTTCTTCTTCTTTTAACCTTCATTGGCTGTTTAGTCTTAGCCTTCGTCGTCGCCCTAACTCGTGGTGAAACAGCATTACAACCCTTAGTTACACAAACAGAAAATCAAACCATACTCAAACAAGTCACACCCACCCCAATAAGTTCATTCCCAGTTCACTCTGCACCATCTCTGAGCTAA
- a CDS encoding DUF3143 domain-containing protein translates to MTIPPPETPLYNHPLPEIEQWLKMQGCQQDETELHCWRVEKPAWKAELWLDIDQITVRYLNAGENDQDIQRSFKYSLSRRDIEEAIFSGP, encoded by the coding sequence ATGACGATTCCTCCTCCAGAAACTCCCTTGTATAACCATCCCTTACCGGAGATTGAACAATGGTTAAAAATGCAAGGATGTCAACAAGACGAAACAGAACTACATTGCTGGCGAGTGGAAAAACCCGCCTGGAAAGCAGAATTGTGGCTAGATATTGACCAAATAACCGTTCGGTATCTCAACGCTGGGGAAAACGATCAGGATATTCAACGTTCTTTTAAATATTCCCTGAGTCGCCGCGATATTGAAGAAGCAATTTTCTCAGGCCCCTAA
- a CDS encoding isoprenyl transferase, which translates to MTAKQTVLKYLPDDLEPERLPRHVAVIMDGNGRWAKQKGLPRIMGHRRGVDALKDLLRCCKDWGIEALTAYAFSTENWGRPLEEVDFLMTLFERVLRQELREMMEENVQIRFVGNLNSLPSSLQAEIERSMTETKENQGIKFTVATNYGGREEILQACRAIANQVQQGTLKPEEIDRSLFESHLYTAGICDPDLLIRTSGEMRISNFLLWQMAYAEIYITQTLWPDFDRKEFHQALSAYQRRDRRFGKV; encoded by the coding sequence ATGACGGCTAAGCAAACTGTTTTGAAATATCTGCCGGATGATTTGGAGCCAGAGAGATTACCCAGGCACGTAGCGGTGATTATGGATGGCAATGGTCGCTGGGCGAAACAAAAAGGTTTACCGCGAATTATGGGGCATAGGCGCGGGGTTGATGCACTGAAGGATTTGTTGCGCTGTTGTAAGGATTGGGGAATTGAGGCGTTAACTGCTTATGCTTTTTCGACGGAGAATTGGGGGCGGCCTTTAGAGGAAGTTGATTTTTTGATGACTTTGTTTGAACGGGTTTTGCGCCAAGAGTTGCGGGAAATGATGGAAGAGAATGTCCAAATTCGCTTTGTAGGTAATTTAAATTCTCTACCGTCGTCGCTGCAAGCTGAAATTGAGCGATCGATGACGGAAACTAAAGAAAATCAAGGCATTAAGTTTACGGTGGCGACGAATTATGGGGGCAGGGAGGAAATTTTACAGGCTTGTCGGGCGATCGCAAATCAAGTTCAACAAGGTACTTTGAAACCAGAAGAAATCGATCGATCTTTGTTTGAAAGTCATCTGTATACGGCGGGTATTTGCGATCCCGATTTATTAATTCGGACTAGCGGCGAAATGCGAATTAGTAATTTTCTGCTTTGGCAAATGGCTTATGCAGAAATTTATATTACTCAGACTCTGTGGCCGGATTTTGACCGGAAGGAGTTTCATCAAGCTTTGTCTGCTTATCAAAGACGCGATCGACGTTTTGGCAAAGTCTAG